TCACAGTATTTAAATTATTCAACCCAAGCGGTGCTAAATGTATCCACTGTCCCCACTCCCGTCCGTCCTTTCTGCATCCCTCACCACGCCCAAGATTTGTTTGGATGCTGCAAATTCCCATgagaagtttttttattttatttggaagTCCTCCTCCAAACCAGCGCTTATACAAACACACCTTGCTGACTTGTATTGTGCCCTTCCCAGGCTGAGGGTGATGTCGCCTCCCTGAACAGGCGCATCCAGCTGGTGGAGGAGGAGTTGGACCGTGCCCAGGAGCGTCTGGCCACGGCACTGACTAAGCTGGAGGAGGCTGAGAAGGCTGCTGATGAGAGCGAGAGGTGGGTCCACCTTACAAAGCCAGCCAACACTATTTTGCACCATTTAATAGCCACATGGCTTTATAGTCGGCGACTGTCAGATGTGAtgacagaaaatacaaaaataatgattcTTCTTTTGAACTAGCTTCTATTTGCCtcattttagttagttgttGACAAAGGTTGTAGGAGGACCACTCCCAAGCATCTGTCTCAGTGATGCCACTTCTGGCCACATGTTGCAATGCAGCATTGAGTACATAACAAGGGTGGGAAACCTTTTTTCAGTCACCCAGTGACATTAAGCAGGGTGGGACAACAgtcaggaatgttttttttctttctttttatctttttcttcctgACTGTCCATCTTTTTTGCAGTTGTTTTTTATTCTTGCACCCTCGTTTTATCCATCCTTCGCTAAAACCTACTTTTGTTCCTTCTTTGTTGTTCTCACCTTCCCACTTTAATTTCTGACCTCTTTCCTGCCTTCCTGCTTCTGAAACGTTTACACTTAAAGTTGTATTAACATTTTCGCCCCAGAATCCTTTCCTTCCTGACCTTTTCTCGTTTCCCGAAgagttgcattttatttttacatcctTACTTCATCCCTCAAACGTACTTTTGTTCGTACCTTCTCTCATTGTTTCCAGCCTTCCTTATTCCCCTTCCTTCCCCGTCGCTGCTTTTTATTATGTCTCCTTCTTTCACTTACTTATAACTACTTTTTTGACTTCCCTCCTTTGGCACCTACCTGTCCAGTACCATTTTACAAGTCAGTTTGTTCTTGACTTAaattatttcccccaaaaagttgattacaaaaaaaaaaaatccaactccTTGTGGTGCTTCCTGTATAATGTTTTATAGAAATGCACAGCAGGCTAAATGACATGCTCATGTGCGATGTAGGGTCTCCTCACCAAAATTTATAGACCCTTTCATACTTGAAAAGGCAAATATACCGTATGTATtcggggtgtgccaaaaaattgattctcatttagtacgaatcagaatcgattttaaatgtccccaaatcgattttatttaaattgttatactgtctttcctttgtttgtgtgtgtgcctttattgggagcgctgttcatgttgtacccgattttggccacttaggggcagtgtggtttcacgcggtcggatacactgttaagttgtagcctcattagagagtagagggaaaaagtcacgatcaagtcattccaataaaagttgttttttttgcagcgtggaggcGTTCGTTTGAGTGattaaaagtgccgcgagtagcgcgctaattagcattagcgagtcagactggagtagatcattacgattccttgaacatctataaattgaagcaaaaatcattgtcgatcaaatcattttgaatcaaaaatagttcttaattgaaaatcgattctgaatcaaagcacacccaaaaatcggaatcgaattgtgagacattcgaagattcccacccctagtatgtATATAGTATTTACAATTGTCCTGATGCATTTTGAGGTATTTATACACCGTCATGCGCGCTGTTACCATACTGTCTTTCTATTTGACTGTTTCATGTTGATAGCCGAgaattgtttttcatacaaatattagggaaaaaaatatgttggggaaaaaaatcccagaGGAAACGCTGATGACATTTTATCAGCGTTTGTGGGTGCTTTATAACGGTTCCTCTGAGGGTTTTTGTAGAATTGCATGGCAGGCTGGATCATCTGCTCACCCCTGATTTTTAGCCTCTTCCACATAGGCTGAAGTGTTCATGCCACAAAATCGAACGTGGTCGCCTTGGCTTTTGCGCCACAATATAGTTGAATTTgtgtctcttttttctttttcttttttttttttttttacttcccttTGAAATAACCAAATTGCCAACTGTATTCCCACAGAGGCATGAAAGTTATTGAGAACAGGGCGATGAAGGATGAGGAGAAGATGGAGCTGCAGGAGATCCAGCTGAAGGAGGCCAAGCACATCGCTGAGGAGGCTGACCGCAAATACGAGGAGGCGAGTTTCCCAGCTGGAGGGCGTCTGAAAGACCTTCACATATACTAACTCATGTTTCGCGTTTGACTTCAGGTGGCTCGTAAGCTTGTGATCATTGAGAGTGATTTGGAACGTACAGAGGAGCGCGCTGAACTGTCTGAGAGGTAGGAACCTCACACGCGAAAATACTAGTTTTATGGACACAGTGTTAGTTCGTGACTACCGACAATAAAACACCACAGCAAATGTTCCGAGCTTGAAGAAGAGCTGAAGACCGTGCAGAACAACCTGAAGTCTCTGGAGGCTCAGGCAGAGAAAGTAAGGCAGCAGAAGAGAAGAATGAAACAACATGATATCATTTAAGCTGTTTGCAGTGTtctgagactttttttctttttttctttttacagtacTCGCAGAAGGAAGACAAATACGAGGAGGAGATCAAGGTTCTCACAGACAAGCTGAAGGAGGTAAGGAGGCTCAGATTTGATTTGGTTATCATATTAACCCCAGGaaattgttgaagaaaataaattgaGGAACTTTTTAATCTATTAAATAATGCTTatttccagaggtggcaaatccaggtccagaaagtaaaaaccctgccacagtgtgGCTTTAACTATTATTgccagctagctccctagcaggtaaacgagcaccatggaagttagctagggagctagctagctagctagcacctggggctaaagccaaactgtggcagggtttttactttctggaccgggatttgccacctctgcttattTCTAATGATATATGAGAGTaatattttgtgatattttaaTAACTTTCTCCGTATATCATGGCTGTATAGTGAAGGAGCTATATTATACAGTCTACATATTCATTTCAGATGAGTTACCAAATATGCTTCCTTGCCCTGTAGTGTAGGGCTCGAATATCACCAGTTTTGAATAAAAGTTGCTCAATTTCAACATCGAGGGTGCTCATGTGTCCGTCTATTTCCTTAACTCCTCGCAGGCTGAGACCCGTGCCGAGTTTGCTGAGAGATCAGTCGCCAAGCTTGAGAAGACCATCGATGACTTGGAGGGTatgaatctatttatttaaaatcttATCAGGGATTTGAAGAACCCAAATCTGGGTCTTAGGAATGATTCTTTGAAACATAATCCAGTGTCAGATGATTGACGCGGGCGTCGCGGTTTTCAACGCTTTATCGCCAGCGAAAAAGGTTGATACGGCCGTGCTGTTATTCGCATTGG
This portion of the Vanacampus margaritifer isolate UIUO_Vmar chromosome 4, RoL_Vmar_1.0, whole genome shotgun sequence genome encodes:
- the LOC144050244 gene encoding uncharacterized protein LOC144050244 isoform X3, which codes for MAGGSSLEAVKKKIKSLQEQADAAEDRAALLQRELNLERSAREAAEGDVASLNRRIQLVEEELDRAQERLATALTKLEEAEKAADESERGMKVIENRAMKDEEKMELQEIQLKEAKHIAEEADRKYEEVARKLVIIESDLERTEERAELSESKCSELEEELKTVQNNLKSLEAQAEKYSQKEDKYEEEIKVLTDKLKEAETRAEFAERSVAKLEKTIDDLEDHLYKQLEKNRLLTNELRVALNEA
- the LOC144050244 gene encoding uncharacterized protein LOC144050244 isoform X2 — encoded protein: MAGGSSLEAVKKKIKSLQEQADAAEDRAALLQRELNLERSAREAAEGDVASLNRRIQLVEEELDRAQERLATALTKLEEAEKAADESERGMKVIENRAMKDEEKMELQEIQLKEAKHIAEEADRKYEEVARKLVIIESDLERTEERAELSESKCSELEEELKTVQNNLKSLEAQAEKYSQKEDKYEEEIKVLTDKLKEAETRAEFAERSVAKLEKTIDDLEDELYAQKLKYKAISEELDHALNDMTSI
- the LOC144050244 gene encoding uncharacterized protein LOC144050244 isoform X1, encoding MAGGSSLEAVKKKIKSLQEQADAAEDRAALLQRELNLERSAREAAEGDVASLNRRIQLVEEELDRAQERLATALTKLEEAEKAADESERGMKVIENRAMKDEEKMELQEIQLKEAKHIAEEADRKYEEVARKLVIIESDLERTEERAELSESKCSELEEELKTVQNNLKSLEAQAEKYSQKEDKYEEEIKVLTDKLKEAETRAEFAERSVAKLEKTIDDLEDKLARAQEEEVSIKQLLDQTLMEICNI